The Trichomycterus rosablanca isolate fTriRos1 chromosome 15, fTriRos1.hap1, whole genome shotgun sequence genome contains a region encoding:
- the LOC134328850 gene encoding histone H1-like, with the protein MVEEAPAPASSAPAKAPKKKTAAKPKKAGPSVGELIVKAVSASKERSGVSLAALKKALSAGGYDVEKNNSRVKLAVKSLVTKDILVQTKGTGASGSFKLNKKQTEAKKPAVKKAAAPKVKKAAKKPAAAKKPKKVTAKKPAAKKSPKKVKKPAAAAKKATKSPKKAKKPATPKKAAKSPKKAKAAKPKTAKPKAAKAKKAAPKKK; encoded by the coding sequence atggtagaagaagctccagcaccggccagctcggcccccgccaaggctcctaaaaagaagaccgcggccaaaccgaagaaagcgggtcccagcgtcggtgagctgatcgtcaaagctgtttccgcttccaaggagaggagcggcgtgtccctggccgccctgaagaaagctctgtctgcaggtgggtacgacgtggagaagaacaactcccgcgtcaaactcgccgtcaaaagcctggtgaccaaggacatcctggtgcagaccaagggcaccggcgcctcaggctctttcaagctcaacaagaagcagaccgaggcgAAGAAGCCCGCGGTCAAAAAAGCCGCCGctcctaaagtgaaaaaggCCGCAAAGAAACCCGCCGCTGCAAAGAAGCCCAAGAAGGTAACAGCCAAGAAGCCCGCCGCTAAGAAGTCCCCCAAGAAGGTCAAGAAACCCGCTGCTGCCGCTAAGAAAGCCACCAAGAGCCCCAAGAAAGCTAAGAAGCCGGCGACCCCCAAGAAGGCAGCCAAGAGTCCTAAAAAAGCCAAGGCAGCCAAACCCAAGACCGCTAAACCCAAAGCGGCCAAGGCCAAAAAAGCTGCACCCAAGAAGAAGTAa
- the LOC134328992 gene encoding histone H2A-like encodes MSGRGKTGGKTRAKAKTRSSRAGLQFPVGRVHRLLRKGNYAHRVGAGAPVYLAAVLEYLTAEILELAGNAARDNKKSRIIPRHLQLAVRNDEELNRLLGGVTIAQGGVLPNIQAVLLPKKTEKVAKAK; translated from the coding sequence ATGAGTGGTCGCGGGAAGACCGGTGGTAAGACTAGAGCTAAGGCCAAGACTCGTTCATCCCGTGCCGGCCTTCAGTTCCCCGTGGGCCGTGTTCACAGACTGCTACGTAAGGGTAATTACGCCCAccgtgtgggagctggtgctcctgtctacttggctgccgtgctggagtatctgaccgctgagatcctcgagttggctggtaacgccgccagagataacaagaagtctcgtatcatccctcgtcatctgcagttggccgtgcgtaacgacgaggagttgaacagactgcttggaggtgtaaccatcgctcagggcggtgtgctgcctaacatccaggctgttctgtTACCCAAGAAGACCGAGAAAGTAGCCAAGGCCAAGTGA